One Spinacia oleracea cultivar Varoflay chromosome 4, BTI_SOV_V1, whole genome shotgun sequence DNA segment encodes these proteins:
- the LOC110797278 gene encoding uncharacterized protein → MLPVIDYCATVLLCLAVVGSVLGVVLLHGGSGCRCLFVVNHKVYSELYISGFGMYMISGKESTYQQLCSEITEEFSDCSKQVREMESQFLKPDCFRDDPKTSSGQLCSVDSRAAEREQTQQGEWHEQIPLRFRTLGYFSIRSSLMGMNG, encoded by the exons ATGCTGCCAGTTATTGACTATTGCGCAACTGTTCTGCTTTGTTTGGCTGTCGTTGGCAGTGTTTTGGGCGTGGTGTTGCTGCATGGGGGTAGTGGTTGTCGCTGCTTGTTTGTTGTCAACCATAAAGTATATAGTGAATTGTACATCAG TGGTTTTGGAATGTACATGATCTCAGGGAAGGAGTCAACTTACCAACAACTTTGCAGTGAGATCACAGAGGAGTTCAGTGATTGCTCTAAACAA GTTCGGGAGATGGAGTCTCAATTTCTGAAGCCTGACTGCTTTAGAGATGATCCTAAAACTTCATCTG GACAACTTTGTTCGGTGGATTCTCGTGCAGCCGAAAGGGAGCAAACACAACAGGGCGAGTGGCATGAGCAAATTCCTTTGCGATTCAGGACGCTAGGCTATTTCTCGATACGGAGTTCATTGATGGGAATGAATGGTTGA
- the LOC110797273 gene encoding uncharacterized protein, which yields MKSPVETRDSSLYCKFHCDVGHETKDCKSLRRALDGLAAKGFLKSYLITSTGGSGKKFYKKSKSPSYRRDDNDTDPEIVSIISGGLAAGGPTMRGQKDNASRLGQVMLSGKAPIDHFPKVEICESDRGKIATPHDDPLVIELKVENLKVRRILVDTGSSSDIISTTCLSRLEHDPKTIEKIHYPIIGFGGGIIHPRGIITLPLRVGGRHQSKNLNVRFLIVKDLTAYNIILGRPTLNQAKAVVVTHLMLMKYVCDKG from the coding sequence ATGAAGTCGCCGGTGGAAACCCGGGACAGCTCGCTTTACTGTAAGTTCCATTGTGATGTGGGACATGAAACAAAAGATTGCAAGTCCCTACGAAGGGCTCTCGATGGACTAGCCGCCAAAGGGTTCCTGAAATCCTATCTCATCACAAGCACAGGGGGAAGTGGTAAAAAGTTCTACAAGAAAAGCAAGTCACCGTCATACCGACGTGATGACAACGACACTGATCCAGAAATTGTATCCATCATCTCAGGAGGTCTAGCCGCTGGGGGCCCAACAATGAGAGGTCAAAAAGACAATGCAAGCCGGTTGGGACAGGTCATGTTGTCTGGAAAAGCCCCAATTGACCATTTCCCTAAAGTGGAGATTTGTGAATCTGATAGGGGCAAGATCGCCACTCCACATGACGACCCCTTGGTCATTGAATTGAAGGTGGAAAACCTCAAGGTAAGGCGTATTTTAGTAGATACGGGAAGTTCGTCAGACATTATCAGCACAACTTGTCTAAGTCGTCTTGAGCATGATCCAAAGACAATTGAAAAAATACATTATCCTATCATTGGATTCGGAGGCGGCATAATCCACCCCCGGGGGATAATCACTTTGCCCCTACGAGTTGGAGGCCGGCATCAAAGCAAGAACTTGAACGTCCGCTTTCTAATTGTAAAGGACCTCACTGCTTACAATATCATATTGGGTCGTCCAACTTTGAATCAGGCCAAGGCAGTGGTCGTCACTCATCTTATGCTCATGAAGTATGTCTGTGATAAAGGTTAG
- the LOC130471519 gene encoding uncharacterized protein → MEEKVKKETFTIATTHMETRRPEPVGGNYEIILDEARPDRTVPVGVSPDDQLGAHLVTLLREFQDIFAFAVEEMPGIDPSIAVHKLNVDESLKPVRQKKRNHGEARNKAAAEEVQNLLEARFIRPSQYPDWVANVVLVPKPNKSWRMCVDYTNLNKACPKDSFPLPKIDRLVDSTAGHALMSFMDAYSGFHQIPLWPDDQEKTSFVTEQGLYCYKVMPFGLKNAPPTFQRLVNTGFSCQLGRNIEAYIDDMIVKSKQREEHLADLRETFETLRKYQMRLNPKKCVFGVTAGKFLGFLIDERGIEANPDKVQAGETLYVYLAISEWSLSAVLLNEREGVQLPVYFVSHVLQNAELRYSPIEKFALALFMASKKLRPYFLAHKLPLTKDQPLKQPLTKLDAAGRMLKWAIELNGFDFSYEPRKAIKGQAFADFIAEMTRPTLEKNVATRWTVYVDGSSSQNGCGADIICQSPEVDKYEYAMRFNFQTSNNEAEYEALLAGIKMCKAAGAQVILAFSDSQLIVSQVNGDYEARDPNMIKYMQAVHQEIEHLKSFEAKQIPRTENNQADALSKLASSASCDTPRHVFWEVKDKRSIEQEVCAPMVAILDRSSTWMDPIIAYKVDGTLPDDSSLAAKIQKKSSWFEWWNGVLYKKSFSRPLLRCVTPEKGKEILDDLHQGLCSSHIGGRALAEKAFANWLLLAHFERRRSSHGAKM, encoded by the exons ATGGAGGAGAAAGTCAAGAAGGAGACCTTTACCATTGCCACGACTCACATGGAAACTAGGCGGCCTGAGCCGGTTGGTGGAAATTATGAAATCATCCTTGATGAAGCACGTCCAGATAGGACGGTGCCAGTAGGGGTCTCTCCTGACGACCAGCTTGGGGCACATTTAGTCACTCTCCTGAGGGAATTCCAGgacatttttgcttttgctgtGGAGGAGATGCCGGGCATTGATCCAAGCATAGCTGTACATAAGCTCAATGTAGATGAGTCCTTAAAACCTGTTcgtcagaagaagagaaatcatgGGGAAGCAAGAAACAAAGCTGCAGCTGAAGAAGTGCAGAATTTGTTGGAGGCTAGGTTCATTCGGCCAAGTCAATATCCAGATTGGGTGGCAAATGTAGTGTTGGTGCCGAAGCCCAACAaatcctggagaatgtgtgtggactatacAAATCTAAACAAGGCTTGCCCAAAAGACAGCTTCCCTCTACCCAAGATAGACCGGTTGGTAGATTCAACGGCTGGCCACGCTTTGATGTCTTTCATGGACGCATACTCGGGCTTTCACCAAATTCCTTTGTGGCCAGACGATCAGGAAaagacgtcatttgttactgagcaAGGCCTATACTGTTACAAAGTGATGCCGTTCGGTTTAAAGAATGCGCCACCCACATTTCAGCGTCTAGTCAACACTGGCTTCTCTTGTCAGTTAGGACGAAACATCGAAgcttacattgatgatatgatagtaAAAAGCAAGCAACGCGAAGAACACTTGGCTGACTTAAGAGAAACTTTTGAGACGCTCCGAAAATATCAGATGAGGTTGAATCCAAAGAAGTGTGTTTTTGGGGTAACGGCTGGGAAGTTCTTGGGATTCcttattgatgaaagaggaatcgaGGCCAATCCTGATAAAGTACAGGCA GGGGAAACTTTGTATGTGTATTTGGCCATTTCTGAGTGGTCCTTGAGTGCTGTCTTGCTAAATGAAAGGGAGGGAGTGCAACTCCCCGTCTATTTTGTGAGCCATGTCCTGCAAAACGCTGAATTAAGATATTCTCCAATTGAGAAGTTTGCACTTGCGCTGTTTATGGCCAGCAAGAAGCTGCGCCCTTATTTTCTGGCACACAAACTACCTCTTACTAAGGACCAGCCCTTGAAACAACCTCTTACTAAGCTAGACGCTGCTGGACGAATGCTGAAATGGGCAATTGAGCTGAATGGATTTGATTTCTCATATGAGCCTCGAAAAGCTATCAAGGGACAAGCATTTGCTGATTTCATTGCAGAAATGACGAGGCCGACTCTTGAAAAGAATGTGGCGACTCGCTGGACAGTCTATGTAGATGGCTCGTCAAGCCAGAACGGGTGTGGAGCCGACATAATATGTCAATCTCCTGAAGTAGACAAGTATGAGTATGCCATGAGATTCAATTTCCAAACATCCAACAACGAGGCAGAATACGAAGCTTTATTAGCCGGCATAAAAATGTGCAAAGCTGCTGGAGCTCAAGTGATACTTGCCTTCTCTGACTCTCAGCTCATTGTGAGTCAAGTAAATGGGGACTATGAGGCAAGAGACCCTAACATGATCAAATATATGCAAGCTGTGCATCAAGAAATAGAACATCTAAAGAGCTTTGAAGCTAAGCAGATTCCCAGAACGGAGAACAATCAGGCCGATGCCCTGTCAAAACTAGCTAGCTCGGCTTCCTGTGATACACCGCGTCACGTGTTCTGGGAAGTAAAGGATAAGCGAAGTATTGAGCAGGAAGTGTGCGCTCCTATGGTAGCTATTCTGGATCGGTCGTCAACCTGGATGGACCCTATCATTGCTTACAAAGTGGACGGTACGCTTCCGGACGATTCAAGTCTGGCCGCCAAAATACAAAAGaagagttcttggtttgaatggtGGAATGGAGTTTTGTACAAGAAGTCATTTTCTAGACCCCTCCTGCGGTGTGTCACTCCTGAGAAAGGGAAAGAAATTCTAGATGATTTGCACCAAGGATTATGTAGCTCCCACATTGGAGGACGAGCCTTGGCAGAGAAAGCCTTTGCGAACTGGTTATTACTGGCCCACTTTGAGAGAAGACGCTCTAGCCATGGTGCAAAAATGTGA
- the LOC110797275 gene encoding uncharacterized protein, giving the protein MVREVACGNDNTYAELEMLFSARFMAYKEEKKTSMHLGRIQQGKDESLRSYVRRFNLESGQIPDLPDGVAFDNFFRGLKKGSFKFDLVKKSVRTMVDALDEAESFIHATEICSVPKESKGTEATDHPQRKDKSDKKTSRPNGTWAIEKKGYQTDRSQGQKRGRSYDK; this is encoded by the coding sequence ATGGTTCGAGAAGTTGCCTGTGGGAACGACAACACATATGCCGAATTGGAGATGTTATTTTCAGCAAGATTTATGGCTTataaagaagagaaaaagacgagcatgcatttggGTCGAATACAGCAAGGAAAAGATGAATCTTTGCGAAGCTATGTTCGACGTTTCAATTTGGAATCAGGACAGATTCCAGACCTGCCTGACGGGGTGGCGTTTGATAATTTCTTTAGGGGACTTAAGAAGGGGTCCTTTAAGTTCGATTTGGTGAAGAAAAGTGTGAGAACTATGGTCGACGCTCTGGATGAGGCCGAGTCCTTTATCCATGCCACTGAAATCTGCTCCGTCCCCAAAGAGTCTAAGGGAACGGAGGCCACAGATCATCCTCAGCGCAAGGATAAGTCAGACAAAAAGACCAGCCGTCCGAATGGGACATGGGCCATTGAAAAGAAAGGATATCAGACAGACCGCTCCCAAGGGCAGAAGAGAGGACGGTCCTATGACAAATAA